The following coding sequences lie in one Caloenas nicobarica isolate bCalNic1 chromosome 17, bCalNic1.hap1, whole genome shotgun sequence genomic window:
- the LOC135995859 gene encoding neuferricin: MRRGAAAAALLCLGAACLLGRGFDPRPWLLLGRGFDPRAWLMQPRGRLLSAAELGRYRGAPGEPGLYLAVLGRIFDVERGRRHYGPGGAYSSLAGRDASRAFATGDFTQAGLVDDMSGLSPGEMLAVRSWLAFYRQHYEPVGKLVGRFYDENGAPTEALRQAEAAIEEAQKLKAQSEQGQQQFPPCNSEWSSAKGSRFWCSRQSGGVSRDWTGVPRKLYQPGSRGSRCVCVRTAGAPWGQPDSAEHSDRGDLDNPQLEEYEGCDPLAPQCVLKV; encoded by the exons AtgcggcggggcgcggcggcggcggcgctgctgtgcctgggggctgcctgcctgctgggCCGCGGGTTCGATCCCCgcccctggctgctgctgggccgCGGGTTCGATCCCCGCGCCTGGCTGAtgcagccccgcggccgcctGCTCAGCGCCGCCGAGCTGGGCCGGTACCGCGGGGCGCCGGGCGAGCCCGGCCTCTACCTGGCCGTGCTGGGCCGCATCTTCGACGTGGAGCGCGGCCGCAGGCACTACGGGCCCGGCGGTGCCTACAGCAGCCTCGCAG GCAGAGACGCCAGCAGAGCGTTTGCCACCGGGGACTTCACCCAGGCGGGGCTGGTGGACGACATGTCGGGGCTGTCGCCGGGCGAGATGCTGGCGGTGCGGAGCTGGCTGGCCTTCTACCGACAGCACTACGAGCCCGTGG GGAAGCTGGTGGGCAGATTCTATGATGAAAACGGGGCACCGACAGAAGCCTTAAGGCAGGCTGAGGCTGCGATTGAGGAAGCTCAGAAGTTGAAGGCACAAAGTGAACAGGGGCAGCAGCAGTTTCCACCCTGCAACTCAGAATGGAGCTCTGCCAAGGGCAGCCGTTTCTGGTGCTCCAGACAGAG CGGGGGAGTGAGCAGAGACTGGACTGGGGTCCCCCGCAAGCTGTACCAGCCTGGTTCGAGGGGCAGCCGCTGTGTTTGCGTGAGGACTGCGGGTGCCCCGTGGGGACAGCCGGATTCGGCCGAGCACAGCGACAGAGGCGACCTGGATAACCCTCAGCTGGAGGAATACGAGGGCTGCGATCCGCTGGCCCCGCAGTGTGTCCTCAAGGTGTGA